The following proteins are encoded in a genomic region of Coffea eugenioides isolate CCC68of chromosome 6, Ceug_1.0, whole genome shotgun sequence:
- the LOC113774168 gene encoding transcription factor CSA-like: MNFQHKGDGDSLQCGFQGVNSSSPPIPKVPIPMDFPWEGESDLNIRRGMIQYLIAGPSEQQVKMPWCFHLVGDHGREARREDDSRVDQETQESKKKNGGGHTKLCSRGHWRPYEDAKLKELVCQYGPQNWNLIAEKLEGRSGKSCRLRWFNQLDPRINKMAFSEEEEERLLAAHRMYGNKWAMIARLFPGRTDNAVKNHWHVIIARKQREENSVYRRRKPSSFQAYHKGFTVNTLQNSACNGSDVSTNNREESASTCTDLSLTPSSNRVSPGYFTSSVSAEKYHFLGPDLNQAASSGDERKVMKTRSAVQYCQLNNNGPIAKATVTINPSAQSDSSSELSASESVANNASTRLLLLNDKIENGIESYKLPFIDFLGVGARK, from the exons atgaattttcagcacaAAGGAGATGGTGACAGCTTGCAGTGTGGCTTTCAAGGAGTGAACTCCTCATCTCCTCCAATCCCAAAAGTTCCCATTCCTATGGATTTTCCCTGGGAAGGAGAGAGTGATTTGAACATCAGAAGGGGAATGATTCAGTACTTGATTGCTGGTCCATCAGAACAGCAAGTGAAAATGCCTTGGTGTTTTCATCTAGTGGGAGATCATGGTAGGGAAGCACGGAGGGAAGATGATAGCAGAGTTgatcaagaaactcaagaaagtAAGAAAAAGAATGGTGGAGGACATACAAAACTTTGTTCCAGAGGTCATTGGAGACCTTATGAAGATGCTAAGCTGAAAGAACTAGTTTGTCAATACGGACCTCAGAACTGGAATCTGATTGCTGAGAAACTTGAAGGAAGATCAG GAAAGAGCTGCAGATTGAGATGGTTCAACCAACTGGATCCAAGAATTAACAAGATGGCTTTCagtgaagaagaagaggaacgGCTCTTGGCAGCTCACAGGATGTACGGTAACAAATGGGCTATGATTGCAAGGCTTTTTCCCGGAAGAACTGATAATGCAGTCAAGAATCACTGGCATGTCATCATCGCCAGAAAACAGAGGGAGGAAAATAGTGTATACAGGAGGAGAAAGCCCTCTAGTTTTCAAGCATACCATAAGGGATTTACAGTAAATACTCTGCAGAATAGTGCATGCAATGGTTCAGATGTTTCCACCAATAATAGGGAGGAATCTGCCTCTACTTGCACTGATCTCTCTCTAACTCCATCTTCAAACAGAGTCTCCCCTGGCTATTTCACTAGCTCTGTTTCTGCAGAAAAATACCATTTTTTGGGTCCTGATTTGAATCAAGCGG CATCATCAGGAGATGAAAGAAAAGTGATGAAAACAAGAAGTGCTGTTCAATATTGTCAGTTAAACAACAATGGGCCAATTGCAAAGGCAACAGTTACCATAAATCCATCTGCTCAGTCAGATTCAAGCTCGGAACTTTCTGCATCAGAGTCAGTAGCGAATAACGCCAGCACCAGACTCCTCCTCTTGAATGACAAAATTGAGAATGGAATTGAGAGCTACAAATTGCCATTTATTGATTTTCTTGGA